From one Halococcus agarilyticus genomic stretch:
- a CDS encoding DUF424 domain-containing protein — MIVNERETPEGRLVSVCDSDVLGETFANGEIDFEVNEEFYDGEPADEEEVVASLAGARVANIVGTDAVALAVEHGFVDEESVLDLGETRHAQLLRLE; from the coding sequence GTGATCGTCAACGAGCGTGAGACGCCCGAGGGCCGCCTGGTCTCGGTCTGCGACTCCGATGTGCTCGGCGAGACCTTCGCAAACGGCGAGATCGACTTCGAGGTGAACGAGGAGTTCTACGACGGCGAGCCCGCCGACGAGGAAGAGGTGGTGGCGAGTCTCGCGGGTGCGCGGGTGGCGAACATCGTCGGGACCGACGCCGTGGCGCTCGCGGTCGAGCACGGGTTCGTCGACGAGGAGAGCGTGCTCGATCTCGGCGAGACCCGCCACGCTCAGCTGTTGCGTCTGGAGTGA
- a CDS encoding GYD domain-containing protein has product MQTWVALVEVVDAEFQDLQELASLWGDINIELEEVEAELQETYALLGRYDFLVVFEAPDRESVFEVSLAAERHGLDMDSMEGVPIEAFGGMVDE; this is encoded by the coding sequence ATGCAGACCTGGGTTGCGCTCGTCGAAGTCGTCGATGCCGAGTTTCAGGACCTCCAGGAGCTCGCCTCGCTCTGGGGCGACATCAACATCGAACTGGAGGAGGTCGAGGCCGAACTCCAGGAGACCTACGCGCTGCTCGGGCGGTACGACTTCCTCGTGGTGTTCGAGGCCCCCGACCGCGAGTCGGTGTTCGAGGTCTCGCTGGCCGCCGAGCGCCACGGCCTCGACATGGACTCGATGGAGGGCGTCCCGATCGAGGCGTTCGGCGGCATGGTCGACGAGTAA
- a CDS encoding aminotransferase class V-fold PLP-dependent enzyme gives MSSQTAEPLDVERVRGEFPILEREVGDGQRLAYLDNAATSQTPDRVVDAMSDYYRGTNANVHRGIHHLSQEASIAYEEAHDRLAEFVGASGGREEMIFTKNTTEGLNLVAYAWGLNELGEGDEVVLSEMEHHSSLVTWQQIAKRTGADVQYIEIDDEGRLDMDHAREVIGPDTEMVSVTHVSNTLGTINPIGDLADLAHEHDSYIFADGAQAVPHQPVDVEALDVDFYAFSGHKMCGPTGIGGLYGKKAILEAMEPFMYGGGMVRKVEFEGTTWADLPWKYEAGTPLIAEGIALAEAADYLDEIGLDRIDRHERDLADYAVERLEEFDDVEIYGPPAGERAGLVSFNLDSVHAHDLASIMNDHGVAIRPGDHCTQPLHDVLGTAASARASFYLYNTRAEVDTLVDAIDDARQLFA, from the coding sequence ATGAGCAGTCAGACCGCCGAACCGCTCGATGTGGAACGAGTGCGAGGCGAGTTCCCGATCCTCGAACGCGAGGTGGGCGACGGCCAGCGCCTCGCGTATCTCGACAACGCCGCCACGAGCCAGACGCCCGATCGCGTGGTCGACGCGATGAGCGACTACTACCGGGGCACCAACGCGAACGTCCACCGGGGGATCCACCACCTGAGCCAGGAGGCCTCGATCGCCTACGAGGAGGCCCACGACCGCCTCGCGGAGTTCGTCGGGGCGTCGGGCGGTCGCGAGGAGATGATCTTCACGAAGAACACTACTGAAGGGCTGAATCTCGTGGCGTACGCGTGGGGACTCAACGAGCTCGGTGAGGGCGACGAGGTCGTCCTGTCCGAGATGGAACACCACTCCTCGCTGGTGACGTGGCAGCAGATCGCCAAACGCACCGGTGCGGACGTGCAGTATATCGAAATCGACGACGAGGGCCGTCTCGACATGGACCACGCCCGCGAGGTGATCGGTCCCGACACCGAGATGGTCTCGGTCACCCACGTCTCGAACACGCTCGGCACGATCAACCCGATCGGCGACCTCGCCGATCTCGCTCACGAACACGACAGCTACATTTTCGCCGACGGTGCCCAGGCTGTCCCCCACCAGCCCGTCGACGTCGAGGCGCTCGACGTGGATTTCTACGCCTTCTCGGGCCACAAGATGTGCGGACCGACGGGGATCGGCGGGCTCTACGGCAAGAAAGCGATCCTCGAAGCGATGGAGCCGTTCATGTACGGCGGCGGGATGGTCCGGAAGGTCGAGTTCGAGGGGACGACGTGGGCCGACCTGCCGTGGAAGTACGAGGCCGGCACGCCGCTGATCGCGGAGGGGATCGCGCTCGCCGAGGCCGCCGATTATCTCGACGAGATCGGTCTCGATCGGATCGATCGCCACGAGCGCGACCTCGCCGACTACGCAGTGGAACGGTTGGAAGAGTTCGACGACGTCGAGATCTACGGCCCACCGGCGGGCGAGCGCGCGGGCCTCGTCTCGTTCAACCTCGACAGCGTCCACGCCCACGATCTCGCGAGCATCATGAACGACCACGGCGTGGCGATCCGGCCCGGCGACCACTGCACCCAGCCGCTCCACGACGTGCTCGGCACGGCGGCCTCCGCCCGTGCCTCGTTCTATCTCTACAACACGAGAGCCGAGGTCGACACTCTCGTGGACGCGATCGACGACGCCAGGCAGCTGTTCGCGTAG
- a CDS encoding iron-sulfur cluster assembly scaffold protein, producing the protein MSMGSDMYRQQILDHYKNPRNYGDLDDPTFSHVGENPMCGDEIKVDVNLADDGETIEYAAFSGEGCAISQASASMLTDELQGMTLDELDELDRDDVIDLLGVDISPMRVKCAVLVEMVAQDGAAIHRGEETSIEKTTTE; encoded by the coding sequence ATGAGCATGGGTTCGGACATGTATCGCCAGCAGATCCTCGATCACTACAAGAACCCGCGCAACTACGGCGATCTCGACGATCCCACCTTCAGCCACGTCGGCGAGAACCCGATGTGCGGTGACGAGATCAAAGTCGACGTCAACCTCGCCGACGACGGCGAGACTATCGAGTACGCCGCCTTTTCGGGCGAGGGTTGTGCGATCAGTCAGGCGAGCGCAAGCATGTTGACCGACGAACTCCAGGGGATGACGCTCGACGAACTCGACGAGCTCGACCGCGACGACGTCATCGACCTCCTCGGGGTGGACATCAGCCCGATGCGAGTGAAGTGTGCGGTGCTCGTCGAGATGGTGGCCCAGGACGGCGCGGCGATCCATCGGGGCGAGGAGACCTCGATCGAGAAGACCACGACTGAATAG
- the radA gene encoding DNA repair and recombination protein RadA: MATTEDLESLPGVGPATADKLTESGFDSYQGIAVASPGELSNTADIGESTAADIINAARDAADIGGFETGANVLERRNEIGKLSWQVDEVDDLLGGGVETQSITEVYGEFGAGKSQVTHQLSVNVQLPKEYGGLEGSAIFIDSEDTFRPERIAQMVRGLPDEAIAAAMEVREIEGGPDSEEAMDEFIDGILDNIHVAKAFNSNHQILLAQKAQDIASEHEDSEWPVRLVCIDSLTAHFRAEYVGRGELASRQQKLNKHLHDIDKVGNLYNAATVVTNQVASNPDSYFGDPTQPIGGNILGHKSTFRMYLRKSKGTKRIVRLVDAPNLADGEAVMRVEEEGLKPE; the protein is encoded by the coding sequence ATGGCAACAACCGAGGACCTAGAGAGCCTGCCCGGCGTCGGACCGGCGACCGCGGACAAGCTCACCGAATCCGGCTTCGACTCGTATCAGGGCATCGCGGTCGCGAGCCCCGGCGAGCTCTCGAACACCGCCGACATCGGCGAGAGCACGGCGGCGGACATCATCAACGCCGCACGCGACGCCGCCGACATCGGCGGGTTCGAGACCGGTGCCAACGTACTGGAGCGCCGCAACGAGATCGGCAAGCTCAGCTGGCAGGTCGACGAGGTCGACGACCTCCTTGGAGGAGGAGTCGAAACCCAGTCGATCACCGAGGTGTACGGCGAGTTCGGTGCGGGCAAATCCCAGGTCACCCACCAGCTCTCGGTCAACGTCCAGCTCCCCAAGGAGTACGGCGGGCTGGAGGGCAGCGCGATCTTCATCGACAGCGAGGACACCTTCCGCCCCGAGCGGATCGCACAGATGGTCCGTGGGCTCCCCGACGAGGCGATCGCCGCCGCGATGGAGGTCCGCGAGATCGAGGGCGGTCCCGACAGCGAGGAAGCGATGGACGAGTTCATCGATGGCATCCTCGACAACATCCACGTCGCGAAGGCGTTCAACTCCAACCACCAGATCCTCCTCGCGCAGAAGGCCCAGGACATCGCGAGCGAGCACGAGGATTCGGAGTGGCCCGTTCGCCTAGTCTGCATCGACTCGCTCACCGCCCACTTCCGTGCGGAGTACGTCGGCCGTGGAGAACTCGCCTCGCGCCAGCAGAAGCTCAACAAGCACCTCCACGACATCGACAAGGTCGGCAACCTCTACAACGCCGCCACCGTCGTCACGAACCAGGTCGCCTCGAACCCCGACTCCTATTTCGGCGACCCGACACAGCCCATCGGCGGGAACATCCTCGGCCACAAGTCGACGTTCCGGATGTACCTCAGAAAGTCGAAGGGCACCAAACGGATCGTCCGCCTCGTCGACGCGCCAAACCTCGCTGACGGCGAGGCCGTGATGCGCGTCGAGGAGGAGGGACTGAAGCCCGAATAG
- the pspAB gene encoding PspA-associated protein PspAB, with protein MGIFDGLRSALGMSAEADATREADPEDLFGMSTAYLTMEADLGFPPAGVAALCFSGVDSTDFADAVEEVEAILDAGEVETGTEARFVDDSHGYEWVVLADRDFEDLVTSVHFAADTLIERGYGSRLLAALFGFENEGTPIYWVYSFRRGAYYPFAPRSSSERDSTVEFKLESVLDGELEIEPDKDYWYALWPDSGRHPWE; from the coding sequence ATGGGCATCTTCGACGGACTCCGATCGGCGCTCGGGATGAGCGCGGAGGCGGACGCGACCCGCGAGGCCGATCCCGAGGACCTCTTCGGGATGAGCACCGCCTACCTCACGATGGAGGCCGACCTGGGCTTCCCACCCGCCGGGGTGGCCGCGCTCTGCTTTTCGGGCGTCGACAGTACGGACTTCGCGGACGCGGTGGAAGAGGTCGAGGCGATCCTCGACGCGGGCGAGGTCGAGACCGGGACCGAGGCCCGCTTCGTCGACGACTCTCATGGGTACGAGTGGGTCGTGCTCGCGGACCGGGATTTCGAGGATCTCGTGACGAGCGTTCACTTTGCCGCCGACACGCTGATCGAGCGGGGGTACGGCTCGCGGCTGCTCGCCGCGCTGTTCGGCTTCGAGAACGAGGGCACCCCGATCTACTGGGTGTACTCCTTCCGACGGGGCGCGTACTACCCTTTCGCACCGCGGTCGAGCAGCGAGCGCGACTCGACCGTGGAGTTCAAACTCGAATCGGTGCTCGACGGCGAGCTCGAAATCGAACCCGACAAGGATTACTGGTACGCGCTCTGGCCCGACAGCGGGCGACATCCCTGGGAGTAG
- the htpX gene encoding zinc metalloprotease HtpX, with translation MEWKTDWGLQARMGLTMLLLLALYVVFIGALSIYGVGLFWITLVMGLFMVGQLFFSDKLALRSMGAREVSEEEYPELHAMVGRLAQQADLPKPTVAVADSRQPNAFATGRSQSSATVCVTRGIMDTLNQEELEGVMAHELTHVKNRDVMVMTIATFLSTLAFMIVRWGWLFGGGDREGGGAPVLVAILVSLVVGVVSFLLVRVLSRYREYAADRGGAIITGRPSALASALVKIDGRMDRVPDDDLREQADMNAFFIIPIKSGAIGKLLSTHPSTEQRVERLKDMQSELETA, from the coding sequence ATGGAATGGAAGACCGACTGGGGCCTCCAGGCGAGGATGGGCCTGACGATGCTGTTGCTGCTCGCGCTCTACGTCGTCTTCATCGGCGCGCTGTCAATCTACGGGGTTGGGCTGTTCTGGATCACCCTCGTGATGGGACTGTTCATGGTCGGACAGCTCTTTTTCAGCGACAAGCTCGCGCTCCGGAGCATGGGTGCCCGCGAGGTGAGCGAGGAGGAGTACCCCGAACTCCACGCGATGGTGGGGCGACTCGCCCAGCAGGCCGACCTCCCGAAGCCCACGGTGGCGGTCGCGGACAGCCGACAGCCGAACGCCTTCGCGACCGGCCGCTCGCAGTCGAGCGCGACCGTCTGCGTCACGCGAGGGATCATGGATACCTTGAACCAAGAGGAGCTGGAGGGCGTGATGGCGCACGAACTCACCCACGTCAAAAATCGCGACGTCATGGTGATGACGATCGCCACGTTCCTCTCGACGCTCGCGTTCATGATCGTGCGGTGGGGCTGGCTGTTCGGCGGCGGCGACCGCGAGGGCGGCGGCGCACCCGTACTCGTCGCGATCCTCGTCTCGCTGGTGGTCGGCGTGGTGTCCTTCCTCCTGGTGCGCGTGCTCTCGCGTTACCGGGAGTACGCCGCCGACCGTGGCGGGGCGATCATCACCGGCCGGCCGTCCGCGCTCGCGAGCGCGCTCGTGAAGATCGACGGCCGGATGGATCGCGTTCCCGACGACGACCTCCGCGAGCAGGCCGACATGAACGCCTTCTTCATCATCCCGATCAAGAGCGGCGCGATCGGGAAGCTGCTCTCGACGCACCCCTCGACCGAGCAGCGCGTCGAGCGGCTGAAGGACATGCAGAGCGAACTCGAAACGGCCTGA
- a CDS encoding 60S ribosomal export protein NMD3 — MSESRQFCPRCGDPVESGARIAAADGRAPICEDCFFEEFSLVDAPDRIEVLVCATCGAVRRGKRWVDVEARDYTDVAIDEVAEALTIHVDAEAFEWRVEPEQVDETTVRMHCLLSAVVHDRPIETRITVPVKIGRGTCTRCGRIAGEYYASTVQVRAHGRTPNDHETERSIAIITEYVEGREADGDRDAFVTELDETADGVDAKLSTTQIGRAVADRIVRQLGGTVDESATLVTEDEDGDEVYRVTYAVHLPEFTPGDVIDPDDDDPLLVRSVQGNLKGVHVTTGEPYEAAFEDGEAPDARRLGDRGDAVETTLVAVEDSHAVQVLDPETYAAKTIPRPDYLDPDADTVPVLKSRAGLHVLPADEAAETD; from the coding sequence ATGAGCGAGTCGCGGCAGTTCTGTCCGCGGTGTGGCGACCCCGTCGAGTCGGGGGCGAGGATCGCCGCGGCCGACGGACGCGCACCGATCTGTGAGGACTGTTTCTTCGAGGAGTTCTCCCTCGTCGACGCGCCCGATCGGATCGAGGTCCTCGTGTGTGCGACCTGCGGGGCGGTCCGGCGCGGCAAGCGCTGGGTCGACGTCGAGGCGCGCGATTACACCGACGTCGCGATCGACGAGGTGGCCGAGGCGCTCACGATCCACGTCGACGCCGAGGCGTTCGAGTGGCGGGTCGAGCCCGAACAGGTCGACGAGACCACCGTCAGAATGCACTGTCTCCTCTCGGCGGTCGTCCACGACCGGCCGATCGAGACCCGTATTACAGTGCCGGTGAAGATCGGGCGCGGGACCTGCACCCGGTGTGGCCGGATCGCGGGCGAGTACTACGCGAGCACGGTCCAGGTTCGCGCCCACGGACGCACGCCAAACGACCACGAGACCGAGCGCTCGATCGCCATCATCACCGAGTACGTCGAGGGGCGCGAGGCCGACGGCGACCGCGATGCGTTCGTGACCGAACTCGACGAGACTGCCGATGGTGTGGACGCCAAGCTCTCGACCACTCAGATCGGCCGGGCGGTCGCCGACCGGATCGTCCGCCAGCTCGGCGGCACGGTGGACGAATCCGCGACGCTCGTGACCGAGGACGAGGACGGTGACGAGGTGTACCGCGTGACCTACGCCGTCCACCTCCCCGAGTTCACGCCGGGCGACGTCATCGACCCCGACGACGACGATCCGCTGCTCGTCCGGAGCGTCCAGGGGAACCTGAAGGGCGTCCACGTCACCACCGGCGAGCCCTACGAAGCGGCGTTCGAGGACGGCGAGGCTCCCGACGCCAGGCGGCTCGGGGACCGCGGAGACGCCGTGGAGACGACCCTGGTCGCCGTCGAGGATTCGCATGCCGTCCAGGTGCTCGATCCCGAGACCTACGCAGCGAAGACGATCCCGCGGCCCGACTACCTCGATCCCGACGCCGACACAGTACCGGTGCTCAAGAGCCGCGCCGGGCTTCACGTCCTGCCGGCCGACGAGGCGGCCGAAACCGACTAA
- a CDS encoding Na+/H+ antiporter NhaC family protein produces MPLESIAAGPWSLLPALLAIALAWYTRDALIGLFVGIAGGAVVYGAFRPGVVGVPDGLVGQPAGTVLGGLLGPTVIPELIATSALFADPWYVKNVLLALFAIGGLMGLMIRAGAIRGVLEALASRVDSPADAEKASFLAGVIIHIDDYFNCLVVGSMMRPLTDEYDVSRAKLAYYVDSAGSPAARLAFYSTWGVALVGFIGAGITAAAQQNVLPSGMSNYVTQSGDGLQAATDAVWPLFFNSIGFAFYSWTALIVAALVAWQVIPNIFGMGVEEERARNGGGVVGPDDDPLVSDEMANYEMYEGATPDWRNFAIPVAVIVGVGLMAMFWRASPVVNAPGMSTVFAALGYELIVPAGGPWSFNIGGIRLGLAALTGLVVGFLLFRARGDIPSNADATDAMVNGFKGIFLAAAILTLAITIQNTVTTLGISDFVTDWFRGVPVGLIPVLVFLTTGFVSFSDGSSWATYGIMFPIAIPVAFSTGANLPLVLGAVLSGGIFGDHCSPISDTTVLSSSTSGADHMVHVRTQIPYALVCAAVAGTLFLVLGFVVPGEFSLIPY; encoded by the coding sequence ATGCCGCTCGAAAGTATTGCCGCGGGTCCGTGGTCGTTGCTGCCGGCGCTCCTCGCCATCGCGCTCGCGTGGTACACCCGCGACGCGCTCATCGGCCTGTTCGTCGGCATCGCCGGCGGGGCCGTCGTCTACGGAGCCTTCCGCCCCGGGGTGGTCGGGGTTCCGGACGGTCTCGTCGGCCAACCCGCCGGCACCGTTCTCGGGGGACTGCTCGGCCCGACGGTGATCCCCGAACTCATCGCCACGTCGGCGCTGTTCGCCGACCCGTGGTACGTCAAGAACGTCCTGCTCGCGCTCTTTGCGATCGGCGGGCTGATGGGGCTGATGATCCGTGCCGGCGCGATCCGCGGCGTGCTGGAGGCGCTCGCCAGCCGGGTCGACTCGCCAGCCGACGCCGAGAAAGCCTCGTTTCTCGCGGGCGTCATCATCCACATCGACGACTACTTCAACTGTTTGGTGGTCGGCTCGATGATGCGCCCGCTGACCGACGAGTACGACGTCTCGCGCGCGAAACTCGCGTACTACGTCGACAGTGCGGGCAGCCCGGCCGCCCGGCTGGCCTTCTACTCGACGTGGGGCGTCGCGCTGGTGGGGTTCATCGGAGCCGGAATCACCGCCGCGGCCCAGCAGAACGTCCTCCCGTCGGGGATGTCGAACTACGTCACTCAGTCGGGCGACGGCCTCCAGGCCGCCACCGACGCGGTCTGGCCGCTGTTCTTCAACAGCATCGGCTTCGCCTTCTACTCGTGGACCGCGCTCATCGTCGCCGCCCTCGTCGCGTGGCAGGTCATCCCCAACATCTTCGGGATGGGGGTGGAAGAAGAGCGCGCCCGCAACGGCGGTGGCGTGGTGGGTCCCGACGACGACCCGCTGGTCTCCGACGAGATGGCGAACTACGAGATGTACGAGGGCGCGACGCCCGACTGGCGTAACTTCGCGATCCCGGTCGCGGTGATCGTCGGCGTCGGCCTGATGGCGATGTTCTGGCGCGCTTCCCCCGTCGTGAACGCGCCGGGGATGTCGACGGTGTTTGCGGCGCTCGGCTACGAGTTGATCGTCCCCGCTGGCGGGCCGTGGTCGTTCAACATCGGCGGGATCCGGCTCGGTCTCGCCGCGCTCACCGGTTTAGTCGTCGGCTTCCTGCTCTTTCGGGCGCGTGGCGACATCCCCTCGAACGCCGACGCGACCGACGCGATGGTCAACGGGTTCAAGGGCATCTTCCTCGCAGCCGCGATCCTTACGCTCGCGATCACGATCCAGAACACCGTCACGACCCTCGGGATCTCCGATTTCGTCACCGACTGGTTCCGCGGCGTGCCGGTCGGGCTCATCCCGGTGCTGGTCTTTCTCACGACGGGGTTCGTCAGCTTCTCCGACGGCAGTTCGTGGGCGACCTACGGGATCATGTTCCCGATCGCGATCCCGGTGGCGTTTTCGACCGGCGCGAACCTCCCGCTGGTGCTCGGTGCGGTGCTCTCGGGGGGTATCTTCGGCGATCACTGCTCGCCGATCTCCGACACCACGGTGCTCTCTTCGTCGACCAGCGGTGCGGACCACATGGTCCACGTCCGGACCCAGATCCCCTACGCGCTCGTGTGTGCGGCGGTCGCCGGCACGCTCTTTCTCGTGCTCGGCTTCGTGGTGCCGGGGGAGTTCTCGCTCATCCCGTACTGA
- a CDS encoding dicarboxylate/amino acid:cation symporter → MSSSFTDLWGAYRSVPIVYRIGVAFVLGSIAGLVGGQPLTALQPIGDLFVRLLEMIIVPIVFFTLLMGARRLTPSTLGQIGGVTVLCYVVTTAIAIVIGLGVGNLVDPGVGLEVVSTDVQTKQAPNLGEVLLGIVPTNPLGAMAEGDILPIIFFTLVFGIALTLLQEEFAADSAVHRGVETIFDVVEAGAEAMFKIVWGVMEFGIVGVFALMAATFGTAGVDAIVPYAKLIGALGLAVGIHITLTYLLVIQWGLLRESPIAFLRGAREAMVTALSIRSSSGTLPVTMSDADENFGISEEIYSFSLPLGATINMDGTAMYQGVAAIFAANLVGEALTLGEQFTVVVTALLASIGTAGVPGSGLIMLTLVLTQLGLPLEVVGMVAGVDPLLDRLRTMNNVTGDLAVTALVAHVYDGIDRTASVWSGSGEPATTPQDD, encoded by the coding sequence GTGTCGTCTTCGTTCACGGATCTCTGGGGAGCGTATCGCTCGGTACCGATCGTCTACCGGATCGGAGTGGCGTTCGTCCTCGGTTCGATAGCCGGACTGGTCGGCGGCCAGCCGCTGACGGCGTTGCAGCCGATCGGCGATCTGTTCGTCCGGCTCCTCGAGATGATCATCGTCCCGATCGTCTTCTTCACGCTGCTGATGGGCGCACGGCGGCTCACGCCGTCGACGCTCGGTCAGATCGGCGGCGTCACGGTGCTCTGCTACGTCGTGACGACCGCGATCGCGATCGTGATCGGGCTCGGCGTCGGGAACCTCGTCGACCCCGGCGTGGGACTGGAGGTCGTCAGCACGGACGTCCAGACGAAACAGGCCCCGAACCTCGGCGAGGTGCTTCTGGGGATCGTCCCAACCAATCCGCTCGGTGCGATGGCCGAGGGCGACATCCTGCCGATCATCTTCTTCACGCTCGTGTTCGGGATCGCGCTCACCCTCCTCCAGGAGGAGTTCGCAGCCGACAGCGCCGTCCATCGCGGCGTCGAGACGATCTTCGACGTCGTCGAGGCGGGCGCGGAAGCGATGTTCAAGATCGTCTGGGGCGTGATGGAGTTCGGGATCGTCGGCGTGTTCGCGCTGATGGCCGCAACGTTCGGGACCGCCGGTGTCGACGCCATCGTGCCGTACGCGAAGCTCATCGGGGCGCTCGGCCTCGCCGTCGGCATCCACATCACGCTCACGTATCTCCTCGTGATCCAGTGGGGCCTCCTTCGAGAATCGCCGATCGCGTTCCTCCGCGGGGCGCGCGAGGCGATGGTGACTGCGCTCAGCATCCGCTCGTCGAGCGGAACACTACCAGTGACGATGAGCGACGCCGACGAGAACTTCGGGATCAGCGAGGAGATCTACAGCTTCTCGCTCCCGCTGGGAGCGACGATCAACATGGACGGGACCGCGATGTACCAGGGCGTGGCCGCGATCTTCGCGGCGAACCTCGTCGGCGAGGCGCTCACGCTCGGCGAGCAGTTCACCGTCGTCGTCACCGCGCTGCTCGCGAGCATCGGGACGGCGGGCGTGCCGGGCAGCGGTCTCATCATGTTGACGCTCGTGCTCACTCAACTGGGACTCCCGCTCGAAGTGGTCGGGATGGTCGCGGGCGTCGATCCGCTGCTCGATCGGCTCCGGACGATGAACAACGTCACCGGCGATCTGGCCGTGACGGCGCTCGTCGCACACGTCTACGACGGCATCGACCGAACCGCGAGCGTGTGGTCCGGGAGTGGCGAGCCCGCGACCACACCACAGGACGACTGA
- a CDS encoding helicase C-terminal domain-containing protein, protein MNPARIEEEFPAPSYRGNQQAALGEIREAFAAGNDVVLVRAPTGSGKSLLARAIAGCAVRADEATPAEPVGAYYTTPQVSQLDDVAADPLLSDLQVIRGKRNYTCLVAGETDTPVDRAPCARETGFDCSIKHRCPYFSDRTIASNRSVAAMTLAYFMQTAGSDAFGQRDVAVIDEAHGLAEWAEMYATIDLRPDTVPVWDELSIPDIDGAEAAARFADRLSGVCGRRKDTLVGADELTIAEVTERDRLQELISNLDWFVSDYRDPGSASTWIVDQPGGESSSVTIKPLNPERYLQHTVWDRANNFALLSATILDKEGFCRGVGLDPDDAALIDVSHTFPVENRPLYDVTQGKMTYEHRDETLPEIARLIVRLMAHHADEKGIVHAHSYAIAERLVDRLREFGVDGRVRTHDRENRDAALETWLATDDPELFVAVKMEEALDLEGDLARWQVLCKAPYPNTRDSRVARRLEEGQWGWYYRTALKTVIQACGRVVRAPDDRGATYLADASLLDLFDRSRGAMPEWFAAQVDRMSRPELPAFDPGAAGGDGGTNGTTTASRRTRRSRSDPDDHPLADVWGSD, encoded by the coding sequence GTGAACCCCGCCCGGATCGAAGAGGAGTTTCCCGCGCCATCCTACCGGGGGAATCAGCAGGCAGCCCTCGGCGAGATCCGCGAGGCGTTCGCGGCGGGCAACGACGTGGTGTTGGTGCGCGCGCCCACGGGTTCGGGGAAGTCGCTGCTCGCACGGGCGATCGCGGGGTGTGCGGTGCGGGCCGACGAGGCCACCCCCGCCGAGCCGGTCGGCGCGTACTACACCACCCCGCAGGTCTCCCAGCTCGACGACGTGGCGGCCGATCCCCTGCTCTCCGATCTCCAGGTCATCCGGGGCAAGCGCAACTACACGTGTCTGGTCGCCGGCGAAACCGACACTCCCGTTGATCGTGCGCCGTGTGCGCGCGAGACGGGCTTCGACTGCTCGATCAAGCATCGCTGTCCCTATTTTTCGGATCGCACGATCGCCTCGAACCGCTCGGTTGCGGCGATGACGCTCGCGTACTTCATGCAGACCGCGGGCTCGGATGCCTTCGGCCAGCGCGACGTCGCCGTGATCGACGAGGCCCACGGACTCGCCGAGTGGGCCGAGATGTACGCCACCATCGATCTCCGACCCGACACGGTGCCAGTGTGGGACGAGCTTTCGATCCCCGACATCGACGGCGCTGAGGCCGCGGCCCGTTTCGCCGATCGGCTCTCGGGGGTCTGCGGTCGCCGGAAGGACACGCTCGTCGGAGCCGACGAACTCACCATCGCGGAGGTCACCGAGCGTGACCGGCTCCAAGAGCTGATCTCGAACCTCGATTGGTTCGTCTCGGACTATCGGGACCCGGGGAGTGCGAGCACGTGGATCGTCGACCAGCCGGGCGGTGAGAGTAGTTCAGTAACGATCAAACCCCTGAACCCCGAACGCTACCTCCAGCATACGGTCTGGGACCGCGCCAACAACTTCGCGCTACTGTCGGCGACCATCCTCGACAAGGAGGGGTTCTGTCGTGGCGTCGGACTCGATCCCGACGACGCGGCGCTGATCGACGTCTCCCATACCTTTCCGGTCGAAAATCGGCCGCTGTACGACGTCACGCAGGGGAAGATGACCTACGAGCACCGCGACGAGACGCTCCCGGAGATCGCGCGCCTGATCGTCCGGCTCATGGCCCACCACGCCGACGAGAAGGGGATCGTCCACGCACACTCCTACGCCATCGCCGAGCGCCTCGTGGACCGACTGCGCGAGTTCGGGGTCGATGGACGGGTCCGCACGCACGACCGCGAGAACCGCGACGCGGCGCTGGAGACGTGGCTCGCGACGGACGATCCCGAACTGTTCGTTGCGGTGAAGATGGAGGAGGCGCTCGATCTGGAGGGCGATCTCGCCCGGTGGCAGGTGCTCTGCAAGGCACCCTATCCGAACACCCGCGACTCGCGGGTCGCCCGGCGGCTGGAGGAGGGCCAGTGGGGCTGGTACTACCGGACCGCGCTCAAGACCGTGATCCAGGCGTGCGGTCGGGTGGTGCGCGCGCCCGACGATCGCGGGGCGACCTACCTCGCTGACGCGAGCCTGCTCGACCTGTTCGACCGATCGCGCGGCGCGATGCCGGAGTGGTTCGCCGCTCAGGTCGATCGGATGAGCCGTCCGGAGCTGCCGGCGTTCGATCCCGGCGCTGCCGGCGGCGACGGTGGCACGAACGGTACCACAACAGCGAGCCGGCGGACGCGACGATCGCGGTCCGATCCCGACGACCACCCGCTCGCGGACGTCTGGGGATCGGACTGA